DNA from Cutibacterium acnes:
CTCCCTGCCACAGTGTCAACACCATGTTGCGCACCCCGAGGGCCGAATAGGCGGCCAGAAAACGGTTGACGTAGACCGGATCGTCAGCAGCTGCGGTGGGGGCGAAGCACACCAGGGGGGAAGACTTTCCAGACAGGTCAAGGATGTGACGGTCGAGAGCGGTAGGCTCACCGCGGTTCGACATCGAGAAACCGCCACCACCAAGGGCCAAGATGTGGGTCGTCATAGTCAGCAGTCTAGATGGTGGGAACGCTCAGGACGCCGTAGCGGAACTCACCTGGTTCGCAAATGATGAACGTCAGCAGCGTTGAAACTGCGACGCCCGTCAGAAGTTTCCACCACGATAGCGCCATCAACGTCAACGTCGACACCGATGCCCTCAATGACCCCCTCACCACCACCCACGATTTCTGGGTCGAAGGTCAGACGGACCGGAGTACCAATGGTGTCACAGCGGGCCACATACTGATCTCGCACCGTTCCGGTCTCAAACCACACTGTTAATAGCTCGTCAAGGTGGATGAGAAGGCTGGCCAGCAACTCATTCTTGTCGTGGTTCAACCCACACAGAGCCAGAGAGGTCGCCGTCGGCAGGGGCAATTCGTCACGCCCCATCGAAACGTTGATGCCGATTCCGATGACGGCGTGCGGACCGGCTGGACCATCGACGCGTTCTGAGAGGATTCCGCACACTTTGCCGCCCTGGTCAGTGTCCAGATCCACGAGCACATCATTGGGCCACTTCAGCGTCACTCGGGAACGGTCAGCCCCACCGACCTCCTCGATGACCTTGGCAACGGCAAGCCCCGCAACCATCGACAGCCAGCCCCAGTCCTGCGATGGACGATCATTGGGCACCAACGCTGAGATCGCCAAACTCGTACCGGGGACATCCTGCCAACTGCGCGTGAACCGTCCACGCCCGCCCTCTTGGTGGTCAGCAACGAGTAGGCAGAAAGACGTTCCCCCTGCTCGCACGAAAGCAGCCATGTCGGCGTTAGTGGAACCGGTGGAGTCAATGCAGGTAACTCCTCCCCCACGAGGCCCCGTAAAAAGGGTGTCCCCAGCAAGCTCAAGAACGCGATCAGCAATAGGCGAAGGTGTGGACGGCACCTGCTCAGACTACCCAAAAGTACCCACGCGCGACGGCCGGACCAACGCCGGGTTCCCTATTGTTATCCTAAATAGATATGTCATCGCTGAAAGAGACGACAGATCGCCGCGGCAATAAATACGGAGACACCATGCAAACGCTCTACGAGCACTCCCGTCGTATCCTCGCCGTGTTCCTCATCGCAGCACTGTTGTGCCTGGCGATTATCGGCCCTCTACCCGATACGCAGTCGAGCGCCACTCTCACCTGTACCACGACCGGCATCGCCGCAATCTTCCTCGTTGTCGTCGCATCTCATGCCGATCCACACTTCGGCCTCGACAGCCTGGCCTTCATCGTCACCTTCCTGGCCTCAGCAGTGTGCCGAAGAGCGGCAACGAATCCGGTCTCCCACAGCCTCTACCTGCCAGTCATCATCACCGCGGTTGCCCTGGCTGCTGTGGCGGTGGTGCTGCGCGCTAGTGCATCTGTGAGTCGGCAGGAGACGACTGCCTCCCAGTGATCCCGCGGCACTATTAAATCGTCCCGGGGATAAGTCGTCCCGGGGAGCGGCCCGGCACCACATTTGTCGCCTCTGACGGATAGTCTCAGCATATGGAGATCGACATCCACACCACGGCCGGGAAGATCGCCGACCTCGGTCGGAGGATCGACGAGGCCGTCAATGCCGCATCCCCCTCGGCCATCGAAAAGCAACATGCCACCGGAAAGATGACCGCCCGGGAGCGCATCTTACGGCTACTCGATGAAGATTCCTTTACTGAGCTTGACGAGTTCGCCCGTCACCGCTCAACGAACTTCGGCATGGATCGCAAACGTCCGTACACCGACGGGGTCATCACCGGTGTCGGCGCGATCCATGGTCGCCCGGTTTGTGTATTCAGCCAGGACGTCACTATCTTCGGCGGATCCCTCGGCGAAGTCTACGGCGAGAAAATCTGCAAAATTATTGACTTCGCCGTCAAGACTGGTTGTCCCCTTATCGGCATCAATGAGGGCGGCGGCGCACGCATCCAAGAGGGAGTGGCCTCACTGGCCCGCTTCGGTGATATTTTCCGCCGCAACACCAGGGCCTCCGGTGTTATCCCCCAGATCTCCATCATCATGGGTGCGGCGGCCGGAGGCCACGTCTACTCTCCTGCCCTCACTGACTTCATTGTTATGGTCGACCAGACCTCCCAGATGTTCATCACCGGCCCGGCTGTCGTCAAGCAAGTCACCGGTGAGGACGTCTCTCTCGAAGAGCTGGGCGGCGCACGCACCCACTCCGTCAAGTCGGGCAATTCCCACTACCTGGCCAATGACGAGGACGATGCTCTCGAGTTCGTCCGCGACCTCATTAGCTATCTTCCGCAGAACAACCTTGAGGATCCGCCGTTCTACGACGATGGCGAGGCCGACCTGACGATCACCGATCACGACCGCAAGCTCGACGTTCTCATCCCGGACTCTTCACATCAGCCCTATGACATGCACGAGGTCATCACGACCGTGCTGGACGAAGACACCTTCCTGGAGATCCACGAACTCTTCGCCCCCAACGTCATCTGCGGATTCGGACGCATTGAAGGTCGCGTGATCGGCATCGTCGCCAACCAACCGATGGTCAATGCCGGCACCCTCGACATCGACGCATCTGAGAAGGCCGCCCGGTTCGTACGCACCTGCGACTCTTTTAACATTCCGGTGCTCACCTTCGTCGACACCCCTGGTTTCCTGCCCGGCGTCGAGCAAGAGCACGACGGTATTATCCGCCGCGGCGCCAAACTCATTTATGCCTACGCTGAGGCCACCGTGCCGCTACTGACCGTCGTCACCCGCAAGGCCTACGGCGGCGCCTACATCGTGATGGGGTCCAAGACCCTCGGCGCCGACGTCAATCTGGCCTGGCCTACCGCGCAGATTGCCGTCATGGGGGCCGAGGGGGCCGTCAGCATCCTGCATCGACGCACCCTTGCCACGGATCCTGATCCACAGGCCAAGCGCAAAGAGCTCATTGACGAATACGAGACGACCCTATCGAACCCGTACCAGGCCGCCGAGCGAGGCTGGATCGACCAGGTCATCCATCCGCACGAGACCCGCGCCTCGGTCATTCGCACCCTTCGTCTGTTGCGCACCAAGCGTGAGGCCCTGCCTCCCAAAAAGCACGGAAACATCCCGCTGTGAGTGAGGGCACCATGGATGACGCAATCACGGTGACGAAGGGGAATCTCACCGACGAAGAGCTCGGCGCGCTGGTGGCGGTGGTGGCCGAGCTCACTCGCCCCGGCCCAAACGCCTACGTGCCTGATGACCGACCGATCGCCTTCGGCTGGAAATCGTATTGGCGTACCATCCGTGAACCTTTTATGCCCGGCCAGGCAGCCTGGCGTGGATCTTTGCGACGCTACTGACATGACGACCTGTTTCGTTCTTGCCTCGAAGTCCCCAGCCCGGCTACGTATGTTGCGTTCCGCCGGTATCGAGCCCGTCGTCATCGCATCAGGGGCCGATGAGAGTCATCTGCGCGGGGAGGACGCGGTTGCCATGACGGCGAGGTTGTCCCGCCTCAAGGCCCACTCAGTCATCGAGTCCGGAGCTCTTGAGGAGTACCCCGCTGACCGGATGATCGTGGTGGCCTGCGATTCCGTTCTCAACCTTGACGGACGCATTCTCGGCAAACCTCACACTGCCGAGCGCGCCCGGCAGTGGTGGCGTCGGATGCGCGGTCACCAGGGCGTGTTGGTGAGCGGCCATCACGTCGCGGTCATTGTGAACGGGCAGTTGCGCGAGCAGACCCGCATCGGCCAAACCGTCGTCACATTTGCCGACCTCACCGACGCCGAAATCGACGCCTACGTGGACAGTGGCGAACCCGCCGCGGTGGCGGGGGCGTTCACTATCGACGGTTTGGGCGGCGCCTTTATTACTCGTATCAACGGTGATCCCCACAATGTCACCGGCATCTCTCTACCCCTGCTGCGCCAGATGCTCATGGACCTCGACGTCGAATGGTCCTCACTGTGGAACGGTCCGAAGGGTGGCCATCTGGGCTGACGGTGGGAAGATCGTCCCGGGGCGGCTTAAGGTTCCGTCGCAGATTACGGGCATCGATGTGTCAACTGCCGCTCACCATACAACGCCCTTACAGCCGACGCTATCGTCAGCACCGCTTGAGCGCTCGGTTGCATGCCACCTGACGTTTAACCGACGATGGCCAGAAGAGCCCGAGCGCATCTCCTTGGGTGATACCCCCAATATTGTTCACATCGTCCCCATGGTCGGGTTTGACCAGAACAGGAAGAACGGTTCATACTTGCGACTCTTCAACACGCAACAGATGTTGCGTCAGGGTAATTAGCACTACCATCAGAGAGCCAACCGGACTTCTCATGCTAGCCGCAGCAATATCTCTTAAAGCATCCTTCCAAACAGGATTATCCTACGGCTATATACTCATCTCGATCTCCTTCTACACAATCCGAACGATTGTTTCCCTTCATTGGGTGGATGCTTGACATCATCACAACACACCCCAAAAAGGAAATATTCGATCATCCCCAGAATAGGAGGCGACAGCAATTATTACACCGATGGTTCCGGGCCACGCAAGACGAACTGCATGGATTATCAATATGTCTCACGCCCCCTGTACCTTCCACAGCTTCAGCCGTGACGCAAAGTCAGCCCCGCCGCCTCGTCGGAACTAGTGAAGCCTCCACTCCACCCCTTGGTGTCGCCGCGATTTGAGATGAAAGTCAAGGATCCGTCGGCATTTCCCGTCACTGTAAAACCTGATGCCGACAGATTATCGGCAAGAAAATCGTGCACTTTACCCGACGTATCTGGCCCAGTAAGCAGGGTGATGTTGTTGACGTGATCGACCCGTAACGTGACGGCCAGTCCCTTGGGAAGCCGGAAGTTCCGGGGGCCATATTTGAACCCCAGATTCGCCAGCGTCTCCGCACCGACAGGAGCCGGGGTAGCGGATGCAGCAGAAGGGCTCGGCACGGCTCCCCCGTGTGAAGGAGCACACCCCGCCACGACGAGCAGAACCGTCACCGCAACCGCTGCCCTGGCATTCATGCCGACGATGCTATCGCTGATCGCGCCTTACACCTGGCCATGCAGTATCAGGCACGACACACAGCATGGATCGCACTGTCAGGGGCGCGGGCGGGACGCTTGAGGTTGTTGGCAACCCGCAGATACATCGCGCCGGCGTCTACGTCGGCCATGGTGTACGCGGTATCGCTCCTGGTAGGACGAGTACGGTGGCGTTATGAAAGCCCCCACGACGTCAGAAATTTCACACAACAGCCATGGCACTAAGAGTGTCCTCGTGACCGGGGCCACCCGCGGCATCGGGCGGGCCATCGCCGACGAGCTAGGACGTGACCACCACATCATCGTGGGAGGACGCCACCAAGAAGCCGTCGACAACGTGGTATCAGAACTACCCAACGCCTCCCCCTTCGTCGTCGATCTGACCGACGAGGAGGCCACCGCTACAGCCGTCTCCCAACTAGACCACCTTGACGCCCTTATTAACAGTGCAGGAGTGAGCGCGACGTCACCTGGCGATATTGGCTCCCAGCCCCGAGACGAATGGCGCCGAGTGTTAGAGATCAACGTCATCGCCGTCGCCGACCTCACTCGCCTAGTACTTCCACTACTACGCGCCAGCCACGGCGATGTCATCATGATCAACTCCGGATCAGGATTCCTGCGAACCCCCGCCAGCGGTGGCGTATACGCAGCATCAAAATATGCACTGCGAGCACTCACCCACGCCCTACGCGAAGAAGAACGCGGCATAGTCCGGGTAACCTCCATCCACCCCGGCCGCGTCGACACCGACATGCAGGTGGAGCTCCAAGCCCAGGCCGGGCGCCCCTACAACGCCGCCGAACATCTGCGCCCACAGTCGGTTGCCGTCACCGTGCGCGCAGCCTTGGAAGCCAGCGCGGACGCCATGATCGAAGAACTCTCAGTGCGCCCAGTCTTCCGCGGCTGATCCACCCCGCAGCACGACCCGGGCCATCAGCAGGGCGCGGGGGGCAAGTTGGCCCCAGCGTCATCACATGCCGGGGCCAACATCATGTGAACCTTGTGATGGTTTCAGGCTCGGTAATTTCCCTGGTAAACGCAGTCGAACGGGGCGTTGCCGTGCATCCGGTTTTCGATCGCCGAAACGACAACCTGCTTAGCAGTGCGGACAGCATCGAGGGCGCTGGCCCCCTTGGCAATCTCCGCGGTGATCGCGGCAGCCAAGGTGCATCCAGCACCAGAGACGCGCTCCTGGCTGACGGCAGGAACTTCAAGGACCTCGCAATCATGGCCGTCGTAGTAGACGTCCAGAGCGGTGCCAGTGTCCAGCAGGGTGCCGGCCTTGGCGATGACGACCGGAACTCCCTGGTCACCAATCCGCTTGGCAGCATCTTTAAGGGCTTCCACGGAGGTGATCTCGTCCACCCCGGCCAAGGTCTGAGTCTCGAAGAGGTTCGGAGTCACGACGTCAGCGCGTGGCAGGAGCTTCTCGCGTAAAGCATTGTCGGTGTCAAAGGCGGCACCGGGCTCCTGACCCTTACAGATGAGCACCGGATCAAGGATGACCTTAGGGAACTGATAGCTCTCAAGAGCCTCAGCGACGACGCCAATCGTCGTCGGGGTGCCGAGCATACCGATCTTCACGGCGTCGACCCGACCATGGACGGCAACGGCCGCCTCAATCTGATCATGGATGACTTGCGGGTCCACCGGCACAAACCGGTGTCCCCAGTCATTGTGAGGGTCAAACGAGACGATGCACGTCAAGGACGTGCATCCGAACACCCCGAGCTGGTGAAAAGTCTTGAGGTCGGTCTGGGCTCCAGCGCCACCGGACGCCTCGGACCCGGCAATAGCAAGTGCAATCTTCGTCACGCTATCAAGTCTAGAAGACCTTCCCAGTGACGTCGGGAATTGCCGAGGAGTAACCACAACGTGGCCCAGAATTGGTGGGATAGCCGATGGCAACGTCACCACGGCTCATCCTTTCCCCCTCAGCCGAGCACGAGCGAGCACAAGAAACTCACGACAAGCGCTGCGCCGACGCAGACAGGCAGGCCGACGGCGAACTCACGGTGGAACATGTCGTCCCTCTCGTCCTTGTCGGTGAATCCCAGAACCATGGCTCCGCCGGCCGAGAATGGCGAGATACCGGTGGCCAGACCACCGATCGTCGTGCTCGTGTACAGGAGCACCGGGCTCATGCCGGTCGCCCTCGCGAGGGTCGCCACGACTGGGAACAGAGCCGGGGCGACAACCCCGACGAAACTGCCGCCGAACATGTTCAAAACTGCCGCCAGGAAGCACAGAACAACGGGGATGAGCAGTCTCGGTGTGTGTCCAACCCACCCAGCAAGCAACGAGATCGTGCCCGCCTTGACAGCTATCGAGACGAGCATGCCCATCCCACCGATCATGATGAGGGTCGACCACGGTACGTGTAAGAGCGACTCTTTCTCTTCACCGACCCTCATAAGCGCACAGACAATGGCGAAGAGGATAGCGAAGAGCGAGACATCGACCCGCGAGTTCACCCAGGTCACGGCCGAGTTGTGCGGCATACAAAGATGGAGGATCGGCGGCACGAGAAGAATGACGACGAAAACCCCGATGAGCCACACATTCGTGCGCTGACGTCGGTCCAGTGGTATGGGTTCGGCAAAGGTCACTTTTTGAGCCATCATTCCGTCGCGTTTGCGTTGATGCGAGGAGATGAAGAGCATCGTCAGGATAATGAAGAAAGTCATGACGAGGTAGACGACGAAGATCGTCGTCGAGACCACGAAAGCCTCGTTTGAGCTAAACCTCTCGCCAGTAATGAGGTTACGGAAAATCACCCCGTTGAGGCCGACCATAAAGTTCGACCCCACCTGCCCCCGCAGTCGGCGCACAACGCACCAACGAGCGGGTTGATCCCGATCTTGCGACACGTGAGGAGAGCGATGGGCGCCATAAGCACCATGACGGCGTAGTACCCGGCACCCAAGGCCGAAATGAGCACGGACACGAGGAGGATCATGACCGGGAGCATGACTGGAGCCGCACGGAATCTATAGAGCAACCCGTTGGCGATCTCCGCGAGCGTGCCGTTGGCCATCGCAAATCCGAAGAACAACGAGATCGCGAGGATGACAAAGAAGATGTGGGTCGGCCACAGGTCGATGACGTCGGACGGCTTCATATGCATGAAAAACGCGCCGATGATGTAGGCGAACGGAATCGCGACGAGACCGATGTTGATCTTCCGAACGCGGCCGATGGCTATCGATACGGCAAGTGCTAGTCCAATGGTGAGACTAATCATCTGCGCTCCTCTCCCCTGAAGGCGGGTGTCACAAGCCCCGTCCGGACCCGAGTCAGAAGTCCCCGATGACGTCACAAGTTCGCGAACCGGGTGGACACGAACTCCTCGTCATCGTGAATTCGTGCAACACTCACCCTGAGACTTGCACCTTTGCCCCACATAATTCCACAGAATCCGTCTCATAGCGCAGATATTCAGACTTTCCGTCCTCGTGACCGGAGCCACCCGCGGCCTCACAGTACGCACTGCGAGCGCTCACCCGCGCCCTACGCGAAGAAGAACGCGACGTAGTCCAGGTGACCTCCGTTCGCCCCGGCCGCGTCGACGCGGCGCCTCAATCAACGCATAGCAACCCAACAGCCCTCTTCGGCCTCAAATCTCACTTGATGGCATATGCAAGGCCCATTCGGCACATCCATTATCATGCCGCCAACGCCCCAGAGGTACGGTCATACAGCCCCAAGCACCTTTAACCGAATCATCGCGGGGATAATACGCGACCAATGCGATCAACTCGCCGCACGTGCGACCGGAAGTCTTGCCACGAGAACGCATAACACAAATTACCCAGTTGACACTGTATATAATTTCTGATATGATTGCGCGTTGATTTGACGATTTCGAAGGAAAAGGAGAAAAAAAGAAAGCCCTCAACCAATCGTTTCACATAATTTTTCGTTTCACATAATTTTTCCAAGACAGCCAAAACAAAAGGATCATCTAACCACATGAAACAAATGTTTAAATCCCCCACGACCGCAGTATTGACCGGAGTGCTCATTGCTGGGTCTGCGCTTTTACTGCCCCCGCTCCCCGCGAAGGCTGACGCAGTAAATGAAATTCATGCGAAGGCTGGAGATCAAGCCTCGGTGTCATTGACCGCATACGCAGATTCCCCCTTCTACAAGAAACTCCCAAGTTACGTCAGCGACTCACTGAGGGACGGCCTCTTCTATTACACGGGATATTATCTCGAAGATGGAGCAGCTGCGGGGCTTGCTGATCTAACGGCGCTCCACCCGACGGACACAGAAGACAACTCTCATACACTAGATGGCGATCCAGTACTGGCGTACTGCATTGAGAAGAATTCACTTCAAGAGCGGTACCATCAGGACACTGGTACTCTCACCAAGTGGAGTGAACTGAAACCACATTACAACGATAATCTCACCAACGCACTCCCCAAGATTGGGTGGATTGCAAAAAACGGCTACCCTAGCAAAGCTCTTGACGAGTTAGAGAAGCAAGCTAACGCCGCTAATGGGAACGATGATGCAACAGGATCCGATCACAGGGATGCCGTAACCGCCACCCAGGCGGCAATATGGCACTTCAGTGACGATTTCACCCTGAAAAGCGATGACATCACCGAATATGAAAATGGTAGGCTGGTATCCGTTCCCGACAGTGCAAAGAAGCACATATCGAGTCTTTATAATTATTTGATCAAAAAGGCTGTTCCTGTCTCAGATCCGTTGGACTCCACGTCCGACGCACGGGGGACCTCAGATTTCGCCGGTGCAGCCCTGAGCCTTGAAGCAGGGCAACAGGGGCACCAAGATCGCATCATTGTTCCCATCCAGCCACTAAGTCCGGCCCCGACGCCGACGCCGACACCAACGCCAACCCCGACGCCGACACCAACCCCGACGCCGACACCAACCCCGACGCCGACACCAACCCCGACGCCGACACCAACCCCGACGCCGACACCAACCCCGACGCCGACACCAACCCCGACGCCGACACCAACCCCGACGCCGACACCAACCCCGACGCCGACACCAACCCCGACGCCGACACCAACCCCGACGCCGACACCAACCCCGACGCCGACACCAACCCCGACGCCGACACCAACCCCGACGGATCATGTGAAAGTGACCACCACCGCCGACCAGACCGCCGAGGTGGGCAAGCCCTTCGGCGACACCGCCCACATCACCGGCACGGTCCCCGAAGGCGCCCACATCACGTTCAAGCTGTCCCACAAGGGGCTACTACCGAACATGTGCGGCGACTCGGTTATCACGACCAAGCCCGTCGCGGTTCCGGCCGGCGACCACGTCCAGCCCATCGACATCGCCTCTCCGAAGGTGACCGTCGGGGAAGCTGGCACCTACTACTGGGTGGAGACCCTCACCGATAACAACGGCAAGGTGCTCGCCCAGGGCAAGTGCGGTGAACACGCCGAAACCACCACGGTCACCGCACCAGTGGTTCCGACACCAACCCCGACCATGATTCCGGTCGGCCCCAGCCACCCAGGGCTAATGCCTCACACGGGTGTGTGATCCCACGGTGATGGCCCCATAACGGCCATCACCCCGCAACACGGCGGGGGCGCCCACCATCACAGGTGGGCGCCCCCGCCGTTTCGCACCTCGATCAACGTCGATCCTCGGTGCGACCAGGCACCGGCCGCGTCGGTTCCACCCATCCATGGCGCATGTCCCACCCCAGCAAGCACGCACAATCACCCGCCCGCTGCTCATATCCAGTCCTCCCTACGGAACACCAAATACAGGAGGACACTCGATGCAACGACCAATACCGTAGAGATCCACAGCCCCAAGGGTCGTCCATCCCCCCCAAAAGGGCACATTCTGACCAAACCACCCGGTGACAAGGGTGGGTACCGCAATGATGGCCGCCCAACCCGCCAGTTTCTTCATGACGATATTGAGCTTGGCATCCTGAATGGAAAGATTCGTCTCGAAAATCGTCGCGACCAGGTCCCGCAGGGAATCGGACCACTCTGACACCCGCATGGAGTGATCGTAAAGATCATTGAAATAAGGCTCAAGGACACGCGGAACAGCAACAGCTTCCCTACTCGGACGACTAATCGTCGAGACGATCTCGCGCATCGGGAGCACGATCCGACGAAACTGCACCAGCTCCTTGCGCAGCCGGTAAACCCGAAGTTGCACCTGCTGGGTATCGATGGAGTCGTCGAAGAGCTGGTCCTCTACGTCTTCAACCACGTCGTCGAGATGCTGAACGGTATCGAAATGGCCGTCAACAAGGACATCGAGAATAGCGTGGACGATACCCATCGGCCCATTCGAGATGAGGTCCGGGTTCGCGTCGAGGCGGTTGAGTACCTCCGCGATCTCTGGCAGATCGTTGCGATGAACACTAACGACGCCGTGCGCGAACACCCACACCGAAACCCGCGAGACGATCAAACGACTGTTGGGATCATCGGTCTCACCAATGGTCGCGGCGTAAGTCGTGAGGAAGAGATGGTCAGGATAGCGGGTAACCTTCGGGCGCTCGCCGGGAGCCTCGGCATCCTCAACAGTGTGAAAGTCCAGATTAAGCTCATCGGCCAAGATGTCGATGTCCTCACGATCAGGAGCGGTGAGGTCGTACCAGCTAAGCGTCCTGGTATCGGAGAGTTCCTCGTTTAGGGTCTCCAAAGGCACCGACTCTGCGATGACCTTGCCGTACTGCCACACTCGGGAGGAGAGTTGGGAAAGGCTCATCGGACCTCCTGGATGTCTGGGCTCACCATGTCCGAACTCATGATGACGGTATCGGCAGGATTGAGCGCGGTCTCGATGCGCCGACGGTGACGCGGCACCATCGGGGGCAGCTGGTCGATGCTGAAGAACCCGGTATGGCTGGACTCGTCGTCATCGACCATGGGCTCACCGCTCACCCACCGACACAAGAAGTCGTGGTCGAGGAACTGGCACTGATCGCCATTGGGATAGGTGACGGGGGCAGCCACGTTAACCCGAACTAGTCGGACGACCTCTGCTACTACCCCTGTCTCTTCGTGGATCTCGCGAAGGATGGCCTCATCGGGCCTCTCCCCCGGCTCTATAATTCCGCAGACCGGCGTCCATTGCCCGTCATCGGCCCGCTGCACCAACAGCACCTGAGGCCCCCGAGGGCCATCACGCACCACGACAGCACTACTGCCGGCCAACCATAATGGCGCATGACCAATATGACGTCTCAGGTCCAGGATGAACTGTGGTGTCGCCATGACGGTCAGGCTAGCGGCCTCGCGCGTCGTCTCCGATTACCCACAACGACTACCCCACCTATTTATGGCAAAGCTAGTCAGCAAGATTCCCACTGCCATCCATGCAACCAGAACGAGATTTTCCAGGGCTCCCACATCAACGTCGCTACACGGTGGCGAGGGGAAGAAGAGATGGACAATGACCATGCGACGTACGTCAACCCCTTAGACTCGCCGTGAGGGCGTCCCGTCCCCAAAAGCCGATCGGAGGAACTGTGGATAGGACCATCAAGCGGGTACTCGTCGCGAACCGCGGTGAGATCGCGGTACGCATCATCCGTGCCGCCAAGGACGTCGGCATCACCAGCGTGGCCGTCTACGCAGACTCCGACTCTGAGGGGCTGTTCGTCAAACTCGCCGATGAGGCCTTCGCTCTCAACGGCGTCACTCCTGCCCAGACTTACCTCGACGTCGACAAGATCCTCGACGTCGCCCGCCGCGCTGAGGTCGACGCTATTCACCCTGGTTACGGATTCCTCTCCGAAAACGCCGACTTCGCCCAGGCCGTCATCGACGCTGGATTCCTATGGATCGGCCCACCGCCACATGCCATCCGCGTCCTGGGCGACAAGGTACAGGCCCGCCACATCGCCCAAAAAGTTGGTGCGCCACTCGTCCCGGGCACCGCTGATCCAGTCGATGATCCCGAGGAGGTCGTCCAATTCGCGAAAGAACACGGCCTGCCGCTTGCTATTAAAGCGGCCTTCGGCGGCGGTGGACGCGGCCTCAAAGTCGCCCACTCGATGGACGACATCACCCCACTCTACGAATCAGC
Protein-coding regions in this window:
- a CDS encoding acyl-CoA carboxylase subunit epsilon — its product is MDDAITVTKGNLTDEELGALVAVVAELTRPGPNAYVPDDRPIAFGWKSYWRTIREPFMPGQAAWRGSLRRY
- a CDS encoding acyl-CoA carboxylase subunit beta; translated protein: MEIDIHTTAGKIADLGRRIDEAVNAASPSAIEKQHATGKMTARERILRLLDEDSFTELDEFARHRSTNFGMDRKRPYTDGVITGVGAIHGRPVCVFSQDVTIFGGSLGEVYGEKICKIIDFAVKTGCPLIGINEGGGARIQEGVASLARFGDIFRRNTRASGVIPQISIIMGAAAGGHVYSPALTDFIVMVDQTSQMFITGPAVVKQVTGEDVSLEELGGARTHSVKSGNSHYLANDEDDALEFVRDLISYLPQNNLEDPPFYDDGEADLTITDHDRKLDVLIPDSSHQPYDMHEVITTVLDEDTFLEIHELFAPNVICGFGRIEGRVIGIVANQPMVNAGTLDIDASEKAARFVRTCDSFNIPVLTFVDTPGFLPGVEQEHDGIIRRGAKLIYAYAEATVPLLTVVTRKAYGGAYIVMGSKTLGADVNLAWPTAQIAVMGAEGAVSILHRRTLATDPDPQAKRKELIDEYETTLSNPYQAAERGWIDQVIHPHETRASVIRTLRLLRTKREALPPKKHGNIPL
- a CDS encoding Na+/H+ antiporter NhaC family protein produces the protein MISLTIGLALAVSIAIGRVRKINIGLVAIPFAYIIGAFFMHMKPSDVIDLWPTHIFFVILAISLFFGFAMANGTLAEIANGLLYRFRAAPVMLPVMILLVSVLISALGAGYYAVMVLMAPIALLTCRKIGINPLVGALCADCGGRWGRTLWSASTG
- a CDS encoding SLC13 family permease; protein product: MGSNFMVGLNGVIFRNLITGERFSSNEAFVVSTTIFVVYLVMTFFIILTMLFISSHQRKRDGMMAQKVTFAEPIPLDRRQRTNVWLIGVFVVILLVPPILHLCMPHNSAVTWVNSRVDVSLFAILFAIVCALMRVGEEKESLLHVPWSTLIMIGGMGMLVSIAVKAGTISLLAGWVGHTPRLLIPVVLCFLAAVLNMFGGSFVGVVAPALFPVVATLARATGMSPVLLYTSTTIGGLATGISPFSAGGAMVLGFTDKDERDDMFHREFAVGLPVCVGAALVVSFLCSLVLG
- a CDS encoding biotin--[acetyl-CoA-carboxylase] ligase; the protein is MDSTGSTNADMAAFVRAGGTSFCLLVADHQEGGRGRFTRSWQDVPGTSLAISALVPNDRPSQDWGWLSMVAGLAVAKVIEEVGGADRSRVTLKWPNDVLVDLDTDQGGKVCGILSERVDGPAGPHAVIGIGINVSMGRDELPLPTATSLALCGLNHDKNELLASLLIHLDELLTVWFETGTVRDQYVARCDTIGTPVRLTFDPEIVGGGEGVIEGIGVDVDVDGAIVVETSDGRRSFNAADVHHLRTR
- a CDS encoding Maf family protein, whose amino-acid sequence is MTTCFVLASKSPARLRMLRSAGIEPVVIASGADESHLRGEDAVAMTARLSRLKAHSVIESGALEEYPADRMIVVACDSVLNLDGRILGKPHTAERARQWWRRMRGHQGVLVSGHHVAVIVNGQLREQTRIGQTVVTFADLTDAEIDAYVDSGEPAAVAGAFTIDGLGGAFITRINGDPHNVTGISLPLLRQMLMDLDVEWSSLWNGPKGGHLG
- a CDS encoding SDR family oxidoreductase, with the protein product MKAPTTSEISHNSHGTKSVLVTGATRGIGRAIADELGRDHHIIVGGRHQEAVDNVVSELPNASPFVVDLTDEEATATAVSQLDHLDALINSAGVSATSPGDIGSQPRDEWRRVLEINVIAVADLTRLVLPLLRASHGDVIMINSGSGFLRTPASGGVYAASKYALRALTHALREEERGIVRVTSIHPGRVDTDMQVELQAQAGRPYNAAEHLRPQSVAVTVRAALEASADAMIEELSVRPVFRG
- a CDS encoding hydroxymethylpyrimidine/phosphomethylpyrimidine kinase, whose amino-acid sequence is MTKIALAIAGSEASGGAGAQTDLKTFHQLGVFGCTSLTCIVSFDPHNDWGHRFVPVDPQVIHDQIEAAVAVHGRVDAVKIGMLGTPTTIGVVAEALESYQFPKVILDPVLICKGQEPGAAFDTDNALREKLLPRADVVTPNLFETQTLAGVDEITSVEALKDAAKRIGDQGVPVVIAKAGTLLDTGTALDVYYDGHDCEVLEVPAVSQERVSGAGCTLAAAITAEIAKGASALDAVRTAKQVVVSAIENRMHGNAPFDCVYQGNYRA